A section of the Streptomyces sp. SCL15-4 genome encodes:
- a CDS encoding Clp protease N-terminal domain-containing protein, with product MFERFTKDARAVVEGAFAHARRDGERTVGPEHLLLALLDSEGSRASFALSALGLAPSRDAVREAVAEARRRAGLTRAEAEALAGLGIDVGEVVARVEEVHGVGAMAEGAGERAWWAGRRPRFGRGAKDVLERALRVAVGRGERFIGGEHLLLALTVLPGVGGEVLADFGVTFEGVSRVCPPAHLARSAGG from the coding sequence ATGTTCGAGCGGTTCACCAAGGACGCGCGGGCGGTGGTCGAGGGGGCGTTCGCGCATGCGCGGCGCGACGGGGAGCGGACCGTCGGCCCCGAGCATCTGCTGCTGGCCCTGCTCGACAGTGAGGGAAGCCGGGCCTCCTTCGCGCTGTCCGCCCTCGGGCTCGCGCCGTCGCGGGACGCGGTGCGGGAGGCCGTGGCCGAGGCACGGCGGAGGGCCGGGCTGACCCGGGCCGAGGCGGAGGCGCTCGCGGGGCTGGGGATCGATGTGGGGGAGGTCGTGGCCCGGGTGGAGGAGGTGCACGGGGTCGGAGCGATGGCCGAGGGCGCGGGGGAGCGGGCGTGGTGGGCCGGGCGCCGGCCCCGGTTCGGCCGGGGGGCCAAGGATGTGCTGGAGCGGGCGTTGCGGGTGGCGGTCGGGCGGGGGGAGCGGTTCATCGGAGGCGAGCATCTGCTGCTGGCGCTCACGGTTCTGCCGGGAGTGGGCGGAGAGGTGCTGGCGGACTTCGGTGTGACGTTCGAGGGCGTGTCGAGGGTTTGCCCACCTGCCCACCTGGCTCGGTCGGCGGGAGGGTGA
- a CDS encoding helix-turn-helix domain-containing protein — protein sequence MSEAIDLAERAGDRDPRVGLRAVAALRRLLEQLEAVQVRSARNQGWSWQEIAAELGVSRQAVHKKYGRR from the coding sequence ATGAGTGAGGCAATCGATCTCGCCGAGCGTGCCGGTGACCGTGATCCACGGGTCGGGCTGCGGGCCGTGGCCGCGCTGCGCCGGCTGCTGGAGCAGCTGGAGGCGGTACAGGTGCGCAGTGCGCGCAATCAGGGCTGGTCGTGGCAGGAGATCGCCGCGGAGCTGGGTGTCAGCAGGCAGGCCGTGCACAAGAAGTACGGGAGGCGTTGA